A section of the Streptomyces sp. V3I8 genome encodes:
- a CDS encoding vWA domain-containing protein translates to MDTHITAPVREGPVPGPRRGGGHTARTARRAAALLAVLLLAQPAPPALAGPAGSVAARTASDQVELAIAVDESGSLRPSDVERERDAAGRIAVGEISAASRITVLGFASADNDEQSPVDEVCPTTELDAVAREKTGECIAGLTRREKDAGTGTDFPAVIRQAVTRLGEHGTGRPRILFLLTDGKLDVADSPAYGTDKESRRENGERELKKALVEAARAKVQIWPLGFGQGIDERALDTMAAGGYQGGCADLPAAHPRAAVVPDSRTLGNALQRAFAGARCLVTDPPVEDTPPADISLRLSPLATLASIVVSKGDPEVKATYYDPRGKKVEHGTRGDGSTFVLSGAGGDVESLRITDPRPGTWQVRLDAPEGHRDRLASVSVQWRGTVRSSIVMTPASPRPGEKVRIELGLQTRDDEGVSDPRDLRRLRVSGRLTGDGFRPRELGLADRGDNGDSKAGDGRFTGTARIPKGADGSLKAVGVLGAIGLTADHRPFLTRTAPVGPDVRAELRVDDAEVHPGHSIPFVLMASNDSGEPRTLRLSPRDTEPGAVTVSPAEVTLAPGESLNRGGRLTIGAGQRPHRLDARLEVTDQDERGRPLDAKLVAVRITPVPPWWQRLWAAWWWALVPAAIAVLGLIGYVVWSRRQRATDMDPGGLRLRLTVPGGSGERTASEIVVPYGRGSWYRFDVLDEHGPDPRLDPRPGGEYALQRDPRAGVRLRTPGGAERALPLGQDIPLGGEVRLRVERGTTTGTRRTARRPTVPRWLADLLPGRRPSAGSTGTGRRDDPESAPHGAFPRSSYDDDLSDAL, encoded by the coding sequence GTGGACACACACATCACCGCACCGGTTCGCGAGGGGCCGGTTCCCGGGCCACGCAGGGGAGGCGGGCACACGGCGCGCACCGCCCGTCGAGCCGCGGCGCTCCTCGCCGTCCTCCTGCTGGCCCAGCCCGCACCACCCGCCCTCGCCGGCCCGGCCGGGTCCGTCGCCGCGCGGACCGCGTCGGACCAGGTGGAGCTGGCCATCGCGGTCGACGAGTCCGGCAGCCTGCGGCCGTCCGACGTCGAAAGGGAACGGGACGCGGCCGGCCGGATCGCGGTCGGTGAGATATCCGCAGCCTCGCGGATCACCGTCCTCGGTTTCGCGAGCGCGGACAACGACGAGCAGAGTCCGGTGGACGAAGTGTGTCCGACCACCGAACTCGACGCGGTGGCCCGGGAGAAGACGGGCGAGTGCATCGCCGGCCTCACCCGGCGCGAGAAGGACGCGGGCACCGGAACCGACTTCCCCGCCGTCATCAGGCAGGCGGTCACCCGGCTCGGCGAGCACGGCACCGGCCGGCCGCGCATTCTCTTCCTGCTCACCGACGGCAAACTCGACGTGGCCGACAGCCCGGCCTACGGCACGGACAAGGAGAGCCGCCGGGAGAACGGTGAACGCGAACTGAAGAAGGCCCTGGTCGAGGCGGCTCGCGCCAAGGTACAGATCTGGCCGCTCGGCTTCGGCCAGGGCATCGACGAGCGGGCCCTGGACACCATGGCGGCCGGGGGTTATCAGGGGGGATGCGCCGATCTTCCCGCGGCCCATCCGCGCGCCGCGGTCGTGCCCGACTCCAGGACGCTGGGCAACGCGCTGCAGCGTGCTTTCGCCGGTGCCCGCTGCCTGGTCACCGACCCGCCCGTGGAGGACACCCCGCCCGCCGACATCTCACTGCGGCTGTCCCCACTGGCCACGCTCGCCTCCATCGTCGTCTCCAAGGGCGACCCCGAGGTGAAGGCCACCTACTACGACCCACGCGGCAAGAAGGTCGAGCACGGCACCCGTGGCGACGGCTCCACCTTCGTACTCTCCGGGGCGGGCGGCGACGTGGAGTCCCTGCGGATCACCGACCCGCGGCCGGGCACGTGGCAGGTCCGTCTGGACGCCCCGGAAGGACACCGGGACCGGCTCGCCAGCGTGTCGGTGCAGTGGCGCGGCACCGTCCGCTCCTCGATCGTCATGACACCCGCCTCGCCCCGGCCCGGTGAGAAGGTCCGGATCGAGCTGGGTCTGCAGACCCGTGACGACGAAGGTGTCAGCGACCCCAGGGACCTGCGCAGGCTGCGGGTCTCCGGCAGGCTGACCGGCGACGGCTTCCGGCCCCGGGAACTCGGCCTCGCGGACCGGGGCGACAACGGCGACAGCAAGGCGGGCGACGGCCGGTTCACCGGTACCGCACGGATCCCGAAAGGGGCCGACGGCTCGCTCAAGGCCGTCGGCGTGCTCGGGGCGATCGGACTCACCGCGGACCACCGCCCCTTCCTCACCCGCACCGCCCCCGTCGGTCCGGACGTCCGGGCCGAACTCCGCGTCGACGACGCGGAGGTGCACCCCGGGCACAGCATCCCCTTCGTCCTGATGGCGTCCAACGACTCCGGTGAGCCCCGCACCCTGCGCCTGTCCCCGCGGGACACCGAACCGGGCGCGGTCACGGTTTCCCCGGCGGAGGTCACCCTGGCGCCCGGCGAGTCCCTGAACCGCGGGGGGCGGCTCACGATCGGCGCCGGACAGCGCCCGCACCGGCTCGACGCCCGGCTGGAGGTCACGGACCAGGACGAGCGTGGCCGCCCGCTCGACGCGAAACTGGTCGCCGTCCGTATCACGCCGGTGCCCCCCTGGTGGCAGCGGCTCTGGGCGGCCTGGTGGTGGGCACTGGTGCCCGCCGCGATCGCGGTTCTCGGCCTGATCGGCTATGTGGTGTGGAGCCGGCGGCAGCGTGCGACCGACATGGATCCGGGCGGTCTCCGGCTCCGGTTGACGGTGCCCGGCGGCTCGGGCGAGCGGACGGCGAGCGAGATCGTGGTGCCCTACGGCCGCGGCTCCTGGTACCGGTTCGACGTCCTGGACGAGCACGGTCCGGACCCCCGGCTGGACCCGCGCCCCGGCGGCGAGTACGCCCTTCAGCGCGATCCACGGGCCGGTGTCCGGCTGCGTACCCCGGGCGGGGCCGAACGGGCGCTCCCGCTCGGCCAGGACATCCCGCTGGGCGGCGAGGTACGGCTGCGCGTCGAGCGCGGCACCACGACCGGGACACGCCGTACCGCCCGTAGGCCCACCGTCCCGCGGTGGCTCGCCGATCTGCTGCCGGGTCGCAGGCCCTCGGCCGGGTCCACCGGAACCGGCCGCCGCGACGATCCGGAGTCCGCGCCGCACGGCGCGTTCCCGAGGTCCTCGTACGACGACGACCTCAGCGACGCGCTCTGA
- a CDS encoding tubulin-like doman-containing protein — translation MKIFQPMLFVGLGGTGGLVGAELERRLRAELCGPDGTALTGNGGRLPYELPGCLQFVYADYSEAELARLPHLSADTARRQAYSRTSRATHDLLPADFDSSPEVTQMLRAVLREEVADWLPPHTGEPKINPLRNGAGQLPTVGRAALFATLADGTAPVTTPLHRAIDSIAGSGGELQEVGGGTINGCDVFVAFSVAGGTGAGIFLDYLHLIGQAFKDKRFKGARIYPLVVMPSAFPEAKGGGREADLNAARAVVDLARLVDEQNAPDAGTELGDIDVQGSLRIRYPQIHPVSLRPGTVPTAFLFSPTAGIRPDDLRRSIVSLVLSLVGTDLELGAAGGGGRDDDYQTFASNFVNGDISRRTRSATGIGRQGISTSLVASMTAPLDELAELVAARMLAQAVERLTDTSAPGPHDTAPLVREMFTAAGLGELWRRDPLEVVDPDPLPRGSRDIESALRDRVEQMRRLLADLERQVAHRMPLLVEGFAPRPAAEQLLHGTDLFTLGRVVTGVRGESDPVARLGFLGMLDNRRQDPARPPGVDVQPPPVPRIRGRAVGPRPRWADDEVTAVIAEQDRWYKWRARTVWHRAWSEQEARWRPAAGLLQNDVHVIGEAFRKHVDDQPRLHAAQVKELYDDRTGVSYLLPPQGNLGRFYQTLMERLVESDQLGPNGDEAALLLKLVDPDLRRAALVAGRHTPDAAVAEVKSALKHRVQRLFAERPDGQRTRALLPRMSTLLSAAAGDGEAADQVSNRALEQFRYKLAGLLPAAFTPEGNGRLKVLITYPGARRVAVDNYLEKELRLPADSRRTIEFRAVDTDSITVVLFRSEMSLTEVPEARKVLRQWARAQESRRDEDVLRWRQRLGYRDDWLASTADDRTHILNRLLCALWNGQIDYQGDPASPLRLRIRLHDDRSPDAPGIQLRLDEYQDEVSSWEGLLRAYERWALLAEENVVQSYCQVVMNTLPHGLGTSGSEPSELYLKLVHEVAPRQLALLEDRERRYGARVADWARRLREFWAETLPGALDLPFPEGEHAAHPTLRELEEWVREGRGPGAGPSYGGGGYGGRDEWDHHQSWEQRERAEHTAGRPPLPGPAGGRWDRSAGPAHQGGAPRPVPHHADGPEALTQHGRPRSDGRPGDVPQTRPTSSPGPAGYSDAFPSVAGSGRAAYPGPAPYPGGGDVDAPWPSAPPNGRRTSPWPDAGPGPEPRAAPVAGHHRGEAEATGFDGEPDPWRPDPGDVTPAAPPAGRSAVRPTPAAAPAGRPAPGQVTARAPDYPAYPLETEPAPGWPGAGSPTPWGIAGTDGEADWPDEETAPNSDGGDSGDGRENWENRT, via the coding sequence ATGAAGATCTTCCAGCCGATGCTGTTCGTCGGCCTCGGCGGTACCGGCGGCCTGGTCGGCGCCGAACTGGAACGCCGGCTGCGCGCCGAACTCTGCGGGCCGGACGGCACCGCACTCACCGGCAACGGCGGACGCCTGCCGTACGAACTGCCGGGCTGTCTGCAGTTCGTGTACGCCGACTACAGCGAAGCGGAACTGGCCCGGCTGCCGCACCTGAGCGCCGACACCGCACGGCGCCAGGCGTACAGCCGCACCTCGCGCGCCACCCACGACCTGCTGCCGGCCGACTTCGACAGCTCCCCCGAAGTGACGCAGATGCTGCGCGCCGTGCTGCGCGAGGAGGTGGCCGACTGGCTGCCGCCGCACACCGGCGAGCCCAAGATCAACCCCTTGCGCAACGGCGCGGGCCAGCTGCCCACGGTGGGCCGCGCCGCGCTGTTCGCCACCCTGGCCGACGGCACGGCCCCGGTCACGACGCCGCTCCACCGCGCCATCGACTCGATCGCAGGCTCCGGCGGGGAACTGCAGGAGGTGGGCGGCGGCACCATCAACGGCTGCGACGTCTTCGTGGCGTTCTCGGTCGCCGGCGGCACCGGAGCGGGCATCTTCCTCGACTATCTGCACCTGATCGGGCAGGCGTTCAAGGACAAGCGGTTCAAGGGCGCGCGGATCTACCCCCTCGTGGTCATGCCCTCGGCCTTCCCCGAGGCCAAGGGCGGTGGCCGGGAGGCCGACCTGAACGCCGCACGCGCCGTGGTGGACCTCGCCCGGCTGGTGGACGAGCAGAACGCGCCCGACGCCGGCACGGAACTGGGCGACATCGACGTGCAGGGTTCCCTGCGCATCCGCTACCCGCAGATCCACCCGGTGTCGCTGCGGCCCGGCACCGTACCCACGGCCTTCCTGTTCAGCCCGACAGCGGGCATCCGCCCCGACGACCTGCGCAGGTCCATCGTCTCCCTCGTCCTGTCCCTGGTCGGCACCGATCTGGAGCTCGGGGCAGCCGGGGGCGGCGGACGCGACGACGACTACCAGACCTTCGCCAGCAACTTCGTCAACGGCGACATCAGCCGCCGTACCCGCTCGGCCACCGGCATCGGCCGGCAGGGCATCTCCACCAGCCTGGTCGCGTCGATGACGGCTCCGTTGGACGAACTGGCGGAGCTGGTCGCCGCCAGGATGCTGGCCCAGGCCGTCGAGCGGCTGACCGACACCTCCGCACCGGGGCCGCACGACACGGCCCCGCTGGTACGCGAGATGTTCACCGCGGCCGGACTGGGCGAGCTGTGGCGGCGCGACCCGCTGGAGGTGGTCGATCCCGACCCGCTGCCGCGCGGCAGCCGTGACATCGAAAGCGCCCTGCGCGACCGCGTCGAGCAGATGCGGCGGCTGTTGGCGGACCTCGAACGGCAGGTGGCCCACCGCATGCCCCTGCTGGTCGAGGGCTTCGCGCCGCGCCCCGCGGCCGAACAACTGCTGCACGGGACCGACCTCTTCACCCTCGGCCGGGTGGTCACCGGGGTACGCGGCGAGAGCGACCCTGTGGCACGGCTCGGTTTCCTCGGCATGCTCGACAACCGTCGGCAGGACCCCGCCCGCCCCCCGGGGGTGGACGTACAGCCGCCGCCGGTGCCGCGGATCAGAGGCCGCGCGGTGGGACCGCGTCCGCGCTGGGCCGACGACGAGGTGACCGCGGTCATCGCCGAGCAGGACCGCTGGTACAAGTGGCGGGCGCGCACCGTCTGGCACCGCGCGTGGAGCGAGCAGGAGGCGCGGTGGCGACCGGCCGCCGGCTTGCTGCAGAACGACGTGCACGTCATCGGTGAGGCGTTCCGCAAGCACGTGGACGACCAGCCGCGCCTCCACGCCGCCCAGGTCAAGGAGTTGTACGACGACCGCACCGGCGTCTCCTACCTGCTGCCGCCGCAGGGCAATCTGGGCCGCTTCTACCAGACACTGATGGAACGTCTGGTCGAGAGCGATCAGCTCGGGCCCAACGGCGACGAGGCCGCTCTCCTGCTCAAGCTGGTCGACCCCGATCTGCGGCGGGCCGCTCTGGTGGCGGGGCGGCACACGCCGGACGCAGCGGTCGCCGAGGTCAAGTCCGCTCTCAAGCACCGCGTCCAGCGTCTCTTCGCCGAGCGCCCGGACGGGCAGCGGACCCGTGCCCTGCTGCCGAGGATGAGCACCCTGTTGTCGGCCGCGGCGGGTGACGGCGAGGCCGCCGACCAGGTCAGCAACCGGGCACTCGAACAGTTCCGCTACAAGCTCGCCGGTCTGCTGCCGGCCGCCTTCACCCCGGAGGGCAACGGCCGGCTGAAGGTACTGATCACCTACCCGGGCGCGCGACGCGTGGCCGTCGACAACTACCTGGAGAAGGAGCTTCGGCTGCCCGCGGACAGCCGCCGCACCATCGAGTTCCGGGCCGTGGACACGGACTCGATCACGGTGGTGCTGTTCCGCAGCGAGATGAGCCTCACCGAGGTGCCCGAAGCCCGCAAGGTGCTGCGCCAGTGGGCCAGGGCCCAGGAGAGCCGCCGGGACGAGGACGTCCTGCGCTGGCGGCAGCGGCTCGGTTACCGCGACGACTGGCTGGCCAGCACCGCCGACGACCGCACCCACATCCTGAACCGGCTGCTGTGCGCGCTGTGGAACGGCCAGATCGACTACCAGGGCGACCCCGCGTCCCCCCTGCGGCTGCGGATCCGGCTGCACGACGACCGGAGCCCGGACGCGCCCGGCATCCAGTTGCGTCTCGACGAGTACCAGGACGAGGTCTCCAGTTGGGAGGGGCTGCTGCGGGCGTACGAACGCTGGGCGCTGCTGGCGGAGGAGAACGTCGTGCAGAGCTACTGCCAGGTGGTGATGAACACGCTGCCCCACGGCCTGGGGACCTCCGGGAGCGAGCCCTCGGAGCTCTATCTCAAGCTCGTCCACGAGGTGGCGCCCCGTCAGCTGGCCCTGCTGGAGGACAGGGAGCGCCGTTACGGCGCCCGGGTCGCCGACTGGGCCCGCAGACTGCGCGAGTTCTGGGCCGAGACCCTGCCCGGGGCACTCGACCTGCCGTTCCCCGAGGGTGAGCACGCGGCCCATCCCACCCTGCGCGAGCTGGAGGAATGGGTGCGCGAGGGCCGTGGCCCCGGCGCCGGCCCGTCGTACGGCGGCGGAGGGTACGGCGGCCGGGACGAGTGGGACCACCACCAGTCCTGGGAACAGCGGGAGCGGGCGGAGCACACCGCGGGACGGCCGCCGCTGCCGGGACCGGCAGGCGGCAGGTGGGACCGGTCGGCCGGGCCCGCACACCAAGGGGGTGCGCCGCGCCCCGTTCCCCACCACGCCGACGGCCCGGAGGCCCTCACGCAGCACGGAAGGCCCCGGTCCGACGGCCGGCCGGGCGACGTGCCGCAGACCCGCCCCACCTCCTCGCCCGGCCCGGCCGGCTACTCCGATGCCTTCCCTTCGGTCGCCGGGAGCGGCCGAGCCGCGTATCCCGGCCCTGCCCCGTACCCGGGTGGCGGTGACGTCGATGCGCCGTGGCCGTCCGCCCCGCCGAACGGCCGGCGGACCAGCCCGTGGCCGGACGCAGGGCCGGGCCCGGAGCCCCGGGCGGCGCCCGTCGCGGGCCACCACCGCGGCGAGGCGGAGGCCACCGGGTTCGACGGCGAGCCCGACCCGTGGCGCCCGGATCCGGGCGACGTCACTCCGGCCGCCCCTCCCGCAGGCCGGTCGGCCGTCCGGCCGACCCCGGCCGCCGCCCCCGCCGGACGCCCCGCGCCGGGACAGGTCACCGCCCGGGCACCCGATTACCCGGCCTATCCCCTTGAGACGGAGCCCGCTCCGGGCTGGCCGGGCGCCGGCTCCCCGACGCCCTGGGGCATCGCGGGTACGGACGGCGAGGCCGACTGGCCCGACGAGGAGACCGCGCCGAACAG